In Streptomyces sp. NBC_00683, the DNA window CGGCCGCCTCATCGACGGCTTCGAAGTCCTCGTGGAGCAGCGCGCACGCGGATGACACGGCGCCCGATCCGTGGACCATGGGACATATGGACACGATCCACGAGCTGGAGCCCTTCGTGAAGCAGTACACCGTCCTGCTGAGCAGCCGCAGGCCGGACGGATCGCTCGCCCGTACACCCGTCAGCATCGCCGTCGAGGGCGACCACGCCTACATCCGTACGTTCTCCTCGGCGTGGAAGGTCGACCGGATGCGCAACCACCCCGTGGTGGAGATCGCCCCGTGCACCGTGCGGGGAGCGCCGACGGGACCGACGGTCGGTGCCTCGGCGCGCCTCCTCGCCCAGGGGTCGAAGGAGAACACCCACGCCGCCCGGACCCTCTCCCGCAAGTACCCGGCGCTGCACGGTGTGTTCGTCCCCCTCGCCCACCGGCTGAAGAGGGACCGGACACTGCACTACGAGCTCCGCCCGCTCACGCCGGAGTACTGAACGAACGGCGCCTCGCGCGCGCTCTAACCGCGCCGCCGCCTGAAGCCGAATACGGCCAGCGCGATGACCGCGAGCACCACGGCTCCCCCGGTCACGGTGCCCTTCCCGGTCCCGTCACCGCCCGCGCCGCTTCCCGTACCGGAGGAGGACGCCCCGCCCTCCCGGGAGGGCGCCTTGCTCCCGCCCCCGCCGCTCCCGCCGCCCTCGACGTCGACCCGCACCACTTCGCTCCGCTCGCCCTCGGAGCCGAACATCATCGCCGAGCCGTCCGCCGTGTACGTCACCGATTCGGACTGCCCCTGGAGCGGCACGCTCACCGCGTGGTCCTCGCCGAGCCTGCCCCCCTCGAAGGCGTACGCCCTGGTGCTGAAGTACGAGCGCAGGACCAGCTCCCGCCCGTCCGGCGAGAACGCCCCGTCCGTCACCCACGGCACCTCGCCGACCCGCCGGAACACGTTGGCCCCACCGGTCGACAGCTTCGCGGGCCCCTCGTAGAGCCCGCCGCCGTCCTCGTTCTTCGACGCGATGTAGACCCGGCCGGTCTTCGGGTGGACCATCAGCGCCTCGGCGTTGCGGGCCCCGTCGGCGTACTTCACGTCGAACTGGGTTGCCCGCACGGTGGCGTCCGCGAGCCGCTTCGGCTCGGGGAAGCGGTAGATCCAGACGTGGTCCCAGGAGCCGTCGAGGTTGTCGCCGATGTCGCCGACGTACAGGTTCCCGTCCGGCCCGAGCGAGATCGCCTCCACGTCGCGGGGCGCCCCCACCCCCTGCATGGTGATCCTCGCGACGGTCTTCCCGGTCCGGGAGTCGACGGCGTAGACGTACGGCCCGTCCTCGCTGTCGTTGTGCGTCCAGTAGATGCCCGGGTGGGCGCGGCTGGCCGCGAGGCCGCTGGACTCGGTGATCCGGGAGTCCTCGATCGTGAAGGTTTGATCCGCCCCGTCCCCGTCGTCCGCCACAGCGGGCGCCGCACCCGTGAGGAACAGGAGGGTGGCGGCGGCGGAAACTGTCAGCAGCGATCTCATGGCACAAGTGTCCACTGTCACGTCGCAGGCCGGAGCGGTGATCCGCCATGATGTCGCCATGCGTTTTCTCTTCGTCGGTGACTCGATGACCATCGGCAGTGCCGGCGACTTCACCTGGCGCTACCGCATGTGGCAGCACCTCGAAGCGACCCTCGGCGACGGCGGCTACGCGATCACCGGTCCGCGCACCGAGCTGTACGACATCGCGGCGAACGCCCCGCACTCCTGCGCCTACGGCGACCCGGCCTTCCCCGCCCACGCCCGGCGGCACCTGGCGGGCTGGGGCGAGGGCTGGCTCCACATGGCCCCGGTCATCGCGGACACGGTCACGGCGGCCCGCGCCGACGTCCTGCTCGTCTCACTGGGCCTGATAGACCTCGGCTTCTACACGGACAGCGAGCAGACGGCCCTGAACGCGAGGGAGTTCATCGCCGCGGCCCGGACGGCGAACCCGAACGTCAGGATGGTCCTGCTTCCCGTGATACCGAACATACGGGCGGAGTCGGACGCACCCTTCGCCGCCGAGTGCGACCGCTTCAACCTGCTCCTCGCCAAGGCCGTCGCCGACCTGGACAACCCGTCGTCCCCGATCCTGCTGGCCTCGCACCCGGCGGGCTACGACATCCACACGGACACGTACGACGGCACCCACCCCGGCCCCACCGGCGAGCACAGACTGGCCGGAGCCTTCGCGGACGCGATGCACCAGTCCTGGGGCGTGGGCGGACCGTACGCGGGAGCCCTGGCCTCGGCCTGAGCCGCGTTCGGCACGGATCGCCGAAGGTCTGTCCCTGCTACGGCGCCACGAGCAGGCACGCGGCGAGGGATGCGACGGCCAGCCCCAAGTAGCCTGCCGGGAACGCGAAGTTGTGGAAGACACGGCTGCGGATGTGGACCGCGACAGCGCCGACGAAGAACAGGACGAGTCCTGTCGCGGCTGCTGTGCCCAGGTACGGGACGCCCAGCAGCCCGAGCAGGAGACCGGCCGCTCCGGCGGCCTTGAGCGCGGCCAGCCACGGAAGCCAGGACGGCGGCACACCGACCTCCGCCGAGTTGGCGAGGGGAAGGGCGGGCCGCAGCACGTCCACGGCCGCGACCCCGGCGTTGGCCGCGATCGTGACGACGACAACGATCACATAGGCGATGAACACAGGGCTCCCCTTCGGCCGATTGCAGGATGACGTCCACGAGCCGCCGTCGGCTCTCGTCCGGCCCGCCGGTCCAGCCTTCCCCAGCCTTCTCCCGCTCCGCCAATACCTGTGTCTATAACCTGACGGCATGGATGTGGACACCCGCCTGCTCCGCTGCTTCGTGGCCGTGGCGGAGGAAGGCAGCGTGACCGGGGCAGCCGCACGGCTCTTCGTGTCCCAACCCGCGCTGACCAAGCAGATCAAGCAGTTGGAGACCCTGCTCGGCGTGCGGCTGTTCACGCGGTCGCGCGCCGGTATGGCGCTCACGGAGGCGGGCCGGACTCTGGCAGCCGGAGTGCCCGCCCTGCTGGCCGACTGGGAACGGATGTTCCGGGACACGAAGACCACAGCCGGCCGGTCGGCCCGGGTGCTGCGTATCGGCACCCTGGCCAGCGCGGCCAACGAGGACACTCCGCGGATCATCGCCGCGTTCTCCCGGCTCCGGCCGGGATGGAAGGCCGACATGCGGCAGGCGTCGTGGGGGAACCCGAGCGCCGGTCTGACCGAGCGGGACGTCGACGTCGCCCTGTTGCGGCTGCCCTTCCCCGGCCAGGAGTCCTTCCGCGTCGAGGTGCTGTTCACCGAAGCCCGCTGGGTCGCCCTCCCCGCAGGCCATCCCCTCGCCGACCGCGAGCGCATCGCCTTCCGCGACCTCTGGGACGAGCCGTTCGTCGCGGCGCCACCCGGGCCGGGCCGCTGGCGGGACTACTGGCTGGCCACCGAAGAACGCCGCGGCCACCCGGTCCGCATCGGAGCCGTCACCGAGCAGCCCGACGACTGGCTCGGCGCCATCGCGAACGGCTACGGAATCGCCCTGGCCCCCGCCTCCGCCGCTCGCTTCTACGCCCGCCCCGGGGTCACGTACCGCCCCGTCACCGGCGTCAGCCCCAGCCAGGTCGGTGTCGCCTGGGCCCCGCCCGACGACGCTGATCCCGTCGTCCGGGACTTCGTCCGCTGCTGCGTGGGGACGTGCGGTCGAGCAGGCCCGGAACCGGACCGGTGATCACGGCGTCGTCGTATCGTGCGACGCCGTGCCGTCCGGCCACGGCGTGAGGTGCCGACGGAACCGGGCGGGGCGATGACGAAGCCGGAGAGCAGCAGGCCTCCATGGGGGTGGAAGCGGGGGCGGGCCCTCGGGCCGCTCGCCGTCCTGGTCGCCCTTCTCCTGGCGTTCCACTCCGCCGTCCCCGAGCTGCCCGGCCATGCGGGCAGCCTCCTCGAAACGTTCCTGCCCTGGCTGGGCCTGGCCGTCCCCGTCCTGCTCGTCCTGGCCCTCCTGCGTCGTTCTTACGTCGCCCTGACCGCACTGCTGCTGCCGGCGGTCGCGTGGGGCGTGCTCTTCGGCGGACTGCTGTTCTCCGGTCACGACCCCGGGGACGACGAACTCACGGCGCTCCAGCACAACGTCAGCGACGTGAACCGGGACCCTTCCGGCACCGCACGCGCGCTGCTCGGGGCCCGGCCGGACCTCATCGCCCTGGAGGAGCTGACGCCGTCCGCACTCCCGGCCTTCCGAGCGGTCCTGGAGGCGGACTATCCGCATCACGCGACCCGGGGAACGGTCGGGCTCTGGTCGAAGTACCCCCTGTCCGACGTACGACAGGTGGACATCAGGCCGAAGGCCGTCGGCGAGGGCTGGGACCGGGGGCTGCGGGCGACCGTCGCGACCCCGCAGGGCAGGGCCGCCGTGTACGTCGCGCACCTTCCCTCGGTCCGGCTGGGCCTGAACGGCGGCTTCAGCGCCGGGTGGCGGAACGAGAGCGCCGTACTCCTCGGCAAAGCCATCGCCGCCGAGCCGCTGGACCGGGTGATCCTCCTCGGAGACCTCAACAGCACGCTGGACGACCGGGGCCTGGAGCCGGTCACCTCGCGGATGAACCGGCCGGACACGGACTTCGCGTTCAGCTGGCCCGCGAAGCTGCCCCTGGCCCGGATCGACCAGATCCTGACCCGTTCCGCCGAGGTCACCGAGCTCCGGTCGCTGCCCGCGACGGGGAGCGACCACCTGCCCGTAGCCGCCCGCATCAGGTTCTGACCCGCCCCCGCGCGGAAGGTCCAGACTCGTGGACCAGATGTACATCTGTTACTTTGAATACATGAGTGAACCGGTTACGGAGTCCATGGCGGAAGTCCGTCGGCACCTCGCGGACGTGATAGACCGCGCTCGCCGCGACGCCACGCCGACCATCATCACGCGACGTGGAAAGAGCGAAGCGGTACTGGTCGACATCGACGAATACCGCCGCCTGCGCGAGGCCGCGGATCGGCTCGAGGACGCATGGCTGAACCGGCTCGCGGACGAAGCCGAGTCCGAGGGCACGGAAGGCTCACTCTCCTTGGAGGAGATGGCCGCTCTCATCCGCTCGGCACCCTGACCCATGGGGTACCTCACGCGGTTCACACCTCACGCGCAGCGAGATCTACTCAAGATCACTCGCCAGGACGCCCTGCGCATCCTCATGCGCCTCAGCGACCTCCAGAAAGCCCTCGACGCCGGAGACACCAGCGCCTTCGACATCAAGGCCCTTCAAGGTCACCCAGGGCGGTGGCGACTGCGCATCGGCGAATACCGCGCCGTTTACACTGTCGAGAACGGCCAGCTGATTCTGTGGGTCCTGGCGGTGGGCAATCGGCGCGAGGTCTACCGCGGCCTCTGAACAGGCCGCCCTACCCGCCCGCCCCCTGAATCCCCAGCATCGCCAGCCCCAGCTCCGTCAGTTCCGCCGACACCTCTTCCGGCCGGGCCCTGCGGGGGCGGCGGCTGTGGTGGGCCATCAGCTCGTGGACCGTGCCGACCATCACCATCACCACCACCCGGTGGTCCCGCTCCTCCGCCTCGCCGCGCACCGCCGCCCGCTCGGCCTCGCCGGTCAGGAAGTCGGCCCACAGGTCCCTCCACCGCTTGCAGTGCTCGTCCACCGCCGTGCTCACCCCGAGCACCTCGACGAACGTCACCCGCGCCTCACGCAGGTCCCGGGTCACCGCGGTCACGTACGCGTCGAAGAGGATCCGGAACCGCTGTGCCACCGGGCAGTCGTCCATGCCCTCCGAGAGCAGGGCACTCTCCGCCGCCCGCAGCCCGTTGGTCGTCACCTCGTTGTGCAGGGCGATCAGCACGCCCTCCCGGGAGCCGTACTCCTCCCAGAGCACCTCCTCCGGCACCCCCGCGACCTCGCACAGCGCCTGCTCCGACGTCTCCGCGTAGCCGTAGACGCCGAAGAGCTCCCGCCCCGCGTCGAGGAGTTGCCCACGGGCCCGGGTACGTGCCCTGTCGACCGTGCCGGTCAGCTGATCCACCGAAACATTCATCACGGGTCCTCCTTCGTCTGCCACATCTCCGGCTTTCGCGGCGGCGGCTGAGCGGGGTCGCGAGCGCGGGAGAGGGCTTCCTCACCTCTCCGTGGCGCCTGCGCCATTCTTCCCGCCCCACCGGGCGAGCGGACGGTTCGCCGCGCAATTGCCGACTAAATCAGCTTAAGGAGAGGGCTGTTGATCGTACGTTCGGACTCGGTGGCCCGAGACAAATGGCAGGCGCGGGCGATGCCCCCGCAGTACGGTCGCGCGATGGATGACGAGGACGGCTACTTCGGCGACCAGGTCGCCGCCACGTACGACGACCCGGAGGACGAGATGTTCCGGCCGGAAGCCGTGAACGCCGCCGCCGGCTTCCTGGCGGGGCTCGCGGGCGGTGGGCGGGCGCTCGAACTCGGCATCGGGACGGGGCGTATCGCCCTGCCGTTGTCGGAGCGCGGCGTTCCGGTCCACGGGATCGACATGTCGCGGGCGATGGTGGCGCGCATGCGGGAGAAGCCCGGCGGCGACGCGGAATCCATCGGTGTGACGATCGGCGACTTCGCGACGACGAAGGTGGACGGGACGTTCCGCGTCGCGTACCTGGTCTTCAACACGATCATGAATCTGACGACACAGCGGGCCCAGGTGGACTGCTTCCGCAACGTCGCCGCGCACCTGGCGCCCGGGGGCACCTTCGTCATCGAGGTCATGGTGCCCGAGCTGAGGAAGCTGCCCGCCGGGCAGAGCGTCGTACCGTTCCATGTGAGCCCGACGCGGTGGGCGTTCGACTCCTACGACATCGCCACACAGGCGGTGAGCTCGAACTACGTCCGCGTCGAGGACGGCCGAGGCGAGTACCGTTACATCCCGTTCCGGTACGTGTGGCCCGCGGAGCTCGACCTGATGGCGCAGCTCGCCGGACTGCGCCTGCGTGAGCGGTGGGAGGGCTGGGCCCGGGAGCCCTTCACGAGTGAGAGCGGCCGGCACGTCTCCGTGTGGGAGAAGCCTGCCGACTGATGGAGGACGAAGCGTGGAACTCGAGATGGCGGGCGACGAGTTGAAGTCGGTCCTCAACCGGCTGCGCCGGGCCCAGGGCCAGATCGCCGGGATCATCAGGATGATCGAGGAGGGCCGGGACTGCGAGGACGTGATCACCCAGCTCGCCGCCGCGTCCCGCGCCCTGGACCGGGCCGGCTTCGCGATCATCGCCACGGGCCTCGAACAGTGCCTGGCCGAGGACGGGCCGACGGGCACCGACAAGGAGCGGATGCGCGCCCGCCTGGAGAAGCTGTTCCTCTCCCTGGCCTGAGACCCCGACCGGGTCACGCAGCAGGTGAAGGGGCCCATTTCATAAGGTGGTTGCGCGGACCGCGGGGATGCCCTGATCATTCCGACCTGTGACGAACAATGACGAGACCCGGCCCGTCGCCCGCCCCCTCGCGCTGATCACCGGCGTGGGCCGCACCGTCGGCATCGGCGCGGGCATCGCCCGGCAACTGGCGGCATCGGGCTGGGACATCGCCTGCACCTACTGGACACCGTACGACCGGCGCATGGCCTGGGGCGCCGAGAGCGGAGCCACCGAGGCGATCACCGAGGAACTCGCCGCGCACGGGGCGGCCACCGCGGCGATCGAGGCGGACCTCATGGATCCGGACGCCCCTTCACGCGTCTACGACGAGACGGAACGCCTGCTGGGCCCCGTCACCGCACTCGTGATGTGCCACGCCGAGTCCGTCGACTCCGGGCTGCTCGACACCACCCTCGAGAGTTTCGACCGGCACTTCGCCGTGAACGCACGCGCCACCTGGCTGCTGATCCGCGAGTACGGGCTGCGCTTCCGCGCCACTCCCGGCACGGGCCGGATCGTCGCCCTCACCAGCGACCACACAGTCGGCAACCTGCCCTACGGGGCGAGCAAGGGCGCCCTGGACCGCATCACCCTGGCCGCCGCCCACGAGCTCGCCCACCTCGGCGTGACCGCCAACGTCATCAACCCCGGTCCTGTGGACACCGGCTGGATGTCCCCCGAGGCGCGGGAGGGGCTCGCCGGGGCCACTCCGCTCGGCCGCCTCGGCACCCCGCGGGACACCGCGCACCTGGTGGACTTCCTGTGCTCCCCGCAGGGACAGTGGGTCAACGGGCAGCTGCTGATGAGCAACGGTGGCCTCGGCTGACGGTCACAGGCCGACGACGACCAGGGCGGTGTCGTCCGTGTTGCCGCCCGGGGGAATGAGTTCTGCCAGCAGGGTGTCGGCGAGGGTGTCCGCATCGGCCCGGCGGTGACGGCTGAGGCAGTCGGCGAGCCGGTGGAGGCCCGTGTCGATGTCCTCGTGGCGGCGTTCGACGAGCCCGTCGGTGTAGAGGACGAGGCTGGCGCCCTCGGAGAAGGACGCTTCGGCCTGGATTCTCGGAATGTGCTCGAAGCGGGCGCCGAGCGGCGGGTCGGTGGCCCGGTCGAGGAACTCGACGGTTCCGTCGGCGTGCAGCAGGGCGGGCGGGGGGTGACCGGCGCTGCTGTAGGTGACGGTGCGGCTTTCGCAGTCGATCACCGTCTGCAGAGCGGTGGTGGACTCGGCACCCTCCACCGAGCGGGCGTACAGGCCGAGCGCGTCGAGGGCGGCCGCGGGGCCGTCGGCCACACGTACGGCCGCGCTGAGCGCACTGCGGAGCTGTCCCATGACGCCGGCCGCGGTCAGGCCGTGGCCGACGACGTCGCCCACCGCGACCGCGAAGCGGCCGCCGGGCAGTTCGGCCAGGTCGTACCAGTCGCCGCACACGTTCAGGGACCCGACCGCGGGCTGGTAGCGCACAGCGCCCCGGCGGCGGCCCAGCGGTCCGGGCGCGGGGAGCATGGCGGACTGCAGGCTCAGGGCGACCTCGCGTTCGCGGGCGTGGGCCCGGCGCAGCCGCTCGTTGACCTCCTGGAGCTCCCGGGCGCGGGTGTACAGCTCGGCCTCCAGCGCCCTGGTCCGGTCCCCGCCGAACCGCCCGCCACGGGCGCGGATCAGTTCGGTGACCTCCTCCACCCGGTGCAGCACCAGGGCCACCCGCCCGTCCGGGCCGAGGACCGGGGCGTTGACCGGGCTCCAGTACCGCTCCTCCCACCGGCCGGGCCGGTCGGGGTCCTCGACGTCGTAGCGCTGCAGCGCCATGGCGTCGCGCTCCCCGGTGGCCACCACCCGCAGCAGCGACGCCTGGAGGTTGTGCGTGCCGGTCGCGGCGGGATCGTTGGGGTTGTCGGGGAACACATCGAACATGTAGCGGCCGACGATCTGGCCACGGGTGCGCCCCGACGCGCGCAGATACGCCTCGTTGACGTCGGCGTACACCAGGTCGGCGGTGAGCAGGGCCGCCGCGGCCGGCAAGGCCTGGAAAACCGCCTCGTAGTCGATCCCGGAGTGCTTCACGACGCCCTTCGCCTCTTGTGCACCAGCGGTCCGGCGAAACCTGCCGCACCGGACACCCGCGGGATCCCGACGTGACAGCGGCCGAACGACCACAGCGTGACCCAGCCCGGCGTCCCAGGGGTTCCATTGCGCCA includes these proteins:
- a CDS encoding PP2C family protein-serine/threonine phosphatase, producing the protein MKHSGIDYEAVFQALPAAAALLTADLVYADVNEAYLRASGRTRGQIVGRYMFDVFPDNPNDPAATGTHNLQASLLRVVATGERDAMALQRYDVEDPDRPGRWEERYWSPVNAPVLGPDGRVALVLHRVEEVTELIRARGGRFGGDRTRALEAELYTRARELQEVNERLRRAHAREREVALSLQSAMLPAPGPLGRRRGAVRYQPAVGSLNVCGDWYDLAELPGGRFAVAVGDVVGHGLTAAGVMGQLRSALSAAVRVADGPAAALDALGLYARSVEGAESTTALQTVIDCESRTVTYSSAGHPPPALLHADGTVEFLDRATDPPLGARFEHIPRIQAEASFSEGASLVLYTDGLVERRHEDIDTGLHRLADCLSRHRRADADTLADTLLAELIPPGGNTDDTALVVVGL
- a CDS encoding class I SAM-dependent DNA methyltransferase; the encoded protein is MDDEDGYFGDQVAATYDDPEDEMFRPEAVNAAAGFLAGLAGGGRALELGIGTGRIALPLSERGVPVHGIDMSRAMVARMREKPGGDAESIGVTIGDFATTKVDGTFRVAYLVFNTIMNLTTQRAQVDCFRNVAAHLAPGGTFVIEVMVPELRKLPAGQSVVPFHVSPTRWAFDSYDIATQAVSSNYVRVEDGRGEYRYIPFRYVWPAELDLMAQLAGLRLRERWEGWAREPFTSESGRHVSVWEKPAD
- a CDS encoding endonuclease/exonuclease/phosphatase family protein, which gives rise to MTKPESSRPPWGWKRGRALGPLAVLVALLLAFHSAVPELPGHAGSLLETFLPWLGLAVPVLLVLALLRRSYVALTALLLPAVAWGVLFGGLLFSGHDPGDDELTALQHNVSDVNRDPSGTARALLGARPDLIALEELTPSALPAFRAVLEADYPHHATRGTVGLWSKYPLSDVRQVDIRPKAVGEGWDRGLRATVATPQGRAAVYVAHLPSVRLGLNGGFSAGWRNESAVLLGKAIAAEPLDRVILLGDLNSTLDDRGLEPVTSRMNRPDTDFAFSWPAKLPLARIDQILTRSAEVTELRSLPATGSDHLPVAARIRF
- a CDS encoding SDR family oxidoreductase: MTNNDETRPVARPLALITGVGRTVGIGAGIARQLAASGWDIACTYWTPYDRRMAWGAESGATEAITEELAAHGAATAAIEADLMDPDAPSRVYDETERLLGPVTALVMCHAESVDSGLLDTTLESFDRHFAVNARATWLLIREYGLRFRATPGTGRIVALTSDHTVGNLPYGASKGALDRITLAAAHELAHLGVTANVINPGPVDTGWMSPEAREGLAGATPLGRLGTPRDTAHLVDFLCSPQGQWVNGQLLMSNGGLG
- a CDS encoding WD40 repeat domain-containing protein — translated: MRSLLTVSAAATLLFLTGAAPAVADDGDGADQTFTIEDSRITESSGLAASRAHPGIYWTHNDSEDGPYVYAVDSRTGKTVARITMQGVGAPRDVEAISLGPDGNLYVGDIGDNLDGSWDHVWIYRFPEPKRLADATVRATQFDVKYADGARNAEALMVHPKTGRVYIASKNEDGGGLYEGPAKLSTGGANVFRRVGEVPWVTDGAFSPDGRELVLRSYFSTRAYAFEGGRLGEDHAVSVPLQGQSESVTYTADGSAMMFGSEGERSEVVRVDVEGGGSGGGGSKAPSREGGASSSGTGSGAGGDGTGKGTVTGGAVVLAVIALAVFGFRRRRG
- a CDS encoding type II toxin-antitoxin system Phd/YefM family antitoxin; protein product: MYICYFEYMSEPVTESMAEVRRHLADVIDRARRDATPTIITRRGKSEAVLVDIDEYRRLREAADRLEDAWLNRLADEAESEGTEGSLSLEEMAALIRSAP
- a CDS encoding GDSL-type esterase/lipase family protein, coding for MAQVSTVTSQAGAVIRHDVAMRFLFVGDSMTIGSAGDFTWRYRMWQHLEATLGDGGYAITGPRTELYDIAANAPHSCAYGDPAFPAHARRHLAGWGEGWLHMAPVIADTVTAARADVLLVSLGLIDLGFYTDSEQTALNAREFIAAARTANPNVRMVLLPVIPNIRAESDAPFAAECDRFNLLLAKAVADLDNPSSPILLASHPAGYDIHTDTYDGTHPGPTGEHRLAGAFADAMHQSWGVGGPYAGALASA
- a CDS encoding PPOX class F420-dependent oxidoreductase, which codes for MDTIHELEPFVKQYTVLLSSRRPDGSLARTPVSIAVEGDHAYIRTFSSAWKVDRMRNHPVVEIAPCTVRGAPTGPTVGASARLLAQGSKENTHAARTLSRKYPALHGVFVPLAHRLKRDRTLHYELRPLTPEY
- a CDS encoding LysR family transcriptional regulator; amino-acid sequence: MDVDTRLLRCFVAVAEEGSVTGAAARLFVSQPALTKQIKQLETLLGVRLFTRSRAGMALTEAGRTLAAGVPALLADWERMFRDTKTTAGRSARVLRIGTLASAANEDTPRIIAAFSRLRPGWKADMRQASWGNPSAGLTERDVDVALLRLPFPGQESFRVEVLFTEARWVALPAGHPLADRERIAFRDLWDEPFVAAPPGPGRWRDYWLATEERRGHPVRIGAVTEQPDDWLGAIANGYGIALAPASAARFYARPGVTYRPVTGVSPSQVGVAWAPPDDADPVVRDFVRCCVGTCGRAGPEPDR
- a CDS encoding metal-sensitive transcriptional regulator → MELEMAGDELKSVLNRLRRAQGQIAGIIRMIEEGRDCEDVITQLAAASRALDRAGFAIIATGLEQCLAEDGPTGTDKERMRARLEKLFLSLA
- a CDS encoding DoxX family protein encodes the protein MFIAYVIVVVVTIAANAGVAAVDVLRPALPLANSAEVGVPPSWLPWLAALKAAGAAGLLLGLLGVPYLGTAAATGLVLFFVGAVAVHIRSRVFHNFAFPAGYLGLAVASLAACLLVAP
- a CDS encoding type II toxin-antitoxin system RelE family toxin; protein product: MGYLTRFTPHAQRDLLKITRQDALRILMRLSDLQKALDAGDTSAFDIKALQGHPGRWRLRIGEYRAVYTVENGQLILWVLAVGNRREVYRGL
- a CDS encoding TetR/AcrR family transcriptional regulator, which gives rise to MNVSVDQLTGTVDRARTRARGQLLDAGRELFGVYGYAETSEQALCEVAGVPEEVLWEEYGSREGVLIALHNEVTTNGLRAAESALLSEGMDDCPVAQRFRILFDAYVTAVTRDLREARVTFVEVLGVSTAVDEHCKRWRDLWADFLTGEAERAAVRGEAEERDHRVVVMVMVGTVHELMAHHSRRPRRARPEEVSAELTELGLAMLGIQGAGG